TGCGTGCTGTACTAGCTGCGGCAAAGACTGCACCAACGCCACCTACTAAAACATCGAAGCCTTCTGCACCGTTTAACCCACGGATTACCGCTTCTTGTTCGGCTGGTACAGAGGTGACGATAAGTATACGTTTTAGTGATAGTGAGGATGGATTGTTCGAGTTTACAAATGTACCCGAAGAAATTTCTACTTGTTTATCTTGATTCATGTGAACAATCTCCTTTTCATGTAAACCATAACGTGAACTTTTGAATGATTATATAAAACTGATCATTTCTATGAAAGAAGAGATCGGAAAGGCGTATAAAAGCTTCTATTTCCAATTATACAAAGATGAGCCGTTGAGTGAAACACTTTAAAAGGCGTTCTATTCGGAGTTATTGTTTGTCTACTAACGTTTTAGCCAACTGTATCATTTGCTGGTGTACCTTCTCATTCCGTTTATATTCATTAACAGAGTAAGCGATCTGATACAAAATCCCTTGATGATAAAAAATAATCTCGTCTGCTACAGTATTGTGTAAGTGAACGGAGAGTGCGGATTCATCCCACTCATAGTAGGAATAGACAATTGAGCTAGGTGTTGTTTTGATGTGTTGAAAGAGAGGAACTCCATTTTGGGCTTTCTCGATACGAACTTCATTTCCGATTATATCTACTGATTTAGAAGTATGTTGATTGGTCCTGTCTATCGTAGCGAAGGGATCTTCTTTACTCTCGGTCATTCGTAAGATAACAAACTCATTATTGGCTTTATCATACTCGTCTCTTTCTTTTACATAAGTTAGTTGCACTTGCTGGAAAAGCTCTTTTTCATGTCCTTGCTGAAAAGTTACTAAAAAGGCTAATTCTTTTCCTACAGGGAAAGGGAGATTGGACGTATCGATAAGCTGATTTACAGGCTTCATCTGTGTAGGCAGATAGGGGGCAATCTCTTTTGGGGTTACTGGCTGGAAATAGGTGACATTTTTAATGTTGTGAGAGAGAGGGGTATGCTCACTTCTAGCAAATCCACTTCCTTGTACTGTTGGAAGAAGGTGATCTTGTGAACAGCCGAGCAAGCTGAATGTAATTGCAAACAGGAGTAACAGTGATCGGATATTTTTACGCTGACGTACCATAATGCCGCCACCTTTTTATTTTATATAATACCATTTTCTGTATATGTAGGTATGAAAGTAGCATAAAAAAGACTCCGATTGTATCTATCGGAGTCTAACCTACTTTTCTCGTTGTCTAAAATATACTCAAATCCCATTGCTGAGCCATTTCTTTTAGCAAGAGGGAACCAGCCACGCTATTGCCAACCTCATCGATTGAAGGGCTAAAAATCCCGATTCCACAACCATCGGCAAAAGGTAAGTCACGGGAACGATAGCGAGGTGGTACGGCGGATAGGATACCTCCAGAGACCCCACTTTTCGTTGGAACACCAACAAAGGCAGCGAATTTACCAGACGCGTTATACATTCCGCATGTTAGCATTAAGGATTTGGTGAAACGAGCTACGTCCTTAGGAATCACTTGTTCCTGACGAATCGGATGGTAGCCGTCCAGAGCCAGGATTAAGCCAATCAGAGCTGTATCCTTGGTCGTTACCTCTAGAGCGCACTGTTTTAAATAAACCTCAAGGGCACCCTCCACATCTCCATCTAAGAAACCAATATCCTTCAGATAATAAGCCAAAGCTCGATTGCGGTGAGCAGTATTCCATTCTGACTCGAAAACCTCTTCATTTAGCACGGGAGCGGTACCAATTAGTTGGATAAACAGCTTATTAAGTGAACTCATTTTCTGGGCAACAGAATCACCAGCGAGCATGGATGAAACTGTAATGGCTCCTGCATTAATCATCGGATTGTAGGGACGCCCTGGTTTGCTCATTTCTAATCGAATAATGGAATTAAAGGCATCGCCAGTAGGCTCTGCATCAACTCGCTGCAATACATGAGGAATACCATATTCTATACATACCGCGACCAGACTGAGTACTTTTGAGATACTTTGCAATGTGAATGGTGCCTCACAATCACCAGCGGTAATCATAGTTCCATCTGTACCTATTACGGTAACGCCTAGCTGATGAGGGTTCATATTGCCTAGGGCAGGTATATAATCAGCGCACTTCCCTTGGGAAGTTGCTTCTTTAAATTGGTCAATCCAATGTAACAATTGAGAGGATACTTGCTGATGTTGCTCTGTTTCTGACGGTGCCAAGATACTTGGGCTCATCTCAGATGTTCCCCTTTCATTATAAAAATAACTTGAATAACATACCAAGACAGGGGCACTGCCAGTTAGTATGACCCACATTCCCGTGTTCATATGAATTATGGTAGGAATCTGTCAACTCAATGTGTCGTGGAATTCTATTTTAAAGTTATAGCTGTGTAACAGCAAGTATATTTCAGTAAAATACTTATTTTTTCTCAAAAGAGGAAGGGAGATGGAAGAAATAGAAAAAGCCACCATTATAGGCGGCTTTATGGTTTCCATATTGTAGTTGTCCCACATGACTTCATGTCGGTGTTTTATAACCTTATTCGAATTCTTTCTCCCTTACGACATTTTATCTGGAAAAAGATAGATATAGCAATTTGAACCTCAAAACAACGAAAGCCCTACCTCTCTTCCGTCCTTACGGCTCCAATGACCGTGCCAGTGTGAATCGGGTAAATCAAAAAGCTTGCCTGTAAAATGAATCGCTTCTTTGTGAAAATAGTTTTTGGACGTGAGATTTGAAAAACAAGTGAGAGTAATTCATTTCGAGGAAAAAAGAATTGGTTGGGTGAAGGTAAAAAAATCATCTTTAATATGAAAAACACAAGAATAATCATAACATATTGATAAAAAAAAAGCAAATTCTATTAAAAAAATAAAAAAAATTTTAGATATGTGTAATTTTACAGAGTAACATTTGTGATTTTTTGGTATGATCTACAATAAGCCAATAAAGACGAAGGAGTAGGCGGCCTATGATTACGGAGCTGGAGAAACAGGATTTTCTAAAGCTTCAATCGATTTTGAAGCCAGAATGTAACTTGTTCTTCAAAGCAGTGATTGAAGGTACCAATCCGAAAGACTTGTCTTTGTTGACGATCCAGACCAAACCTACCTCTGTGGTTACAAGGCATTGGAGAATTTCACTTAGTCGCAAACTTAGCTAATTAGTTATTTTAGCAATGTGAAACGAATTCGTTGATGAACAGATTTCAGCTACTTTTCGAAATAGATCATTTCGAGTTGAATTGTTACAAGACTCCGCTCTTCTAAAAATAAAGGGTTCTTGTTAAAAAAGCTGGAGCTGTTCTGGGATTCCTAAGGGGCCTTTATGCAGATAGGGTATGGCTGGAGCATTGTTCATGAACAATTGATCGTGAGCATATGTTATGTCAGCATTTGTATCAGGAAAACCCCATTCTATTAAAATTGAAACCTTACCGTCGTTCTGTTGTGGAAACCTTGCTATGTTATTAAATTAAGGTTACCCATTTCTAAAAAATACAGAAGAGCTTTATTGGAGT
This is a stretch of genomic DNA from Brevibacillus laterosporus DSM 25. It encodes these proteins:
- a CDS encoding glutaminase: MLAPSETEQHQQVSSQLLHWIDQFKEATSQGKCADYIPALGNMNPHQLGVTVIGTDGTMITAGDCEAPFTLQSISKVLSLVAVCIEYGIPHVLQRVDAEPTGDAFNSIIRLEMSKPGRPYNPMINAGAITVSSMLAGDSVAQKMSSLNKLFIQLIGTAPVLNEEVFESEWNTAHRNRALAYYLKDIGFLDGDVEGALEVYLKQCALEVTTKDTALIGLILALDGYHPIRQEQVIPKDVARFTKSLMLTCGMYNASGKFAAFVGVPTKSGVSGGILSAVPPRYRSRDLPFADGCGIGIFSPSIDEVGNSVAGSLLLKEMAQQWDLSIF